One Saprospiraceae bacterium genomic region harbors:
- a CDS encoding T9SS type A sorting domain-containing protein, giving the protein MIKYLALYFFITMGSSQFSLFSQQDLNTDLYKPLPLQHFTPPKDTSYKDNKLVIFNMLEKRFDTVQTGNNIHKLIKKFGYSDNDQHNPTANTSNEPDFTFSNILPADQLAEFPNYPISPVVKLFLTFFNPSNNQTRFATCSGILIHPGFILTGGHCVKSKFDSSYAVSCTVVPAYNLGSRPFGLTTTTNWYSFTQWTMNGNLDYDMAIMSLANPIGNNTGWLDWGYHPDDSFFTSSSNVFYSFGYPGYDPIGNPVFEEGERMYYMSGNMDFHQSKNTMCHNNIGYQGQSGSGLYYKDSSNNRTVYGVLSHGNLFPPYFTCHCRMDSSMFNHFSSIIPNISKVQTNHFTRQIPVYPNPSGGVFNIDLSEFPDKEIKIQVLDFLGRKIELESPNRSNSIVTIDLTSYPKGTYFIQASIEGKLVNGRIFKTN; this is encoded by the coding sequence ATGATCAAATATCTGGCGCTTTACTTTTTTATAACAATGGGAAGCTCCCAGTTTTCATTGTTTAGCCAACAAGACTTAAATACAGATTTGTATAAACCGTTGCCCCTGCAACATTTTACACCTCCAAAAGACACATCTTATAAGGATAACAAACTTGTAATTTTCAATATGCTCGAAAAGAGATTTGATACGGTTCAAACAGGAAATAATATTCATAAGTTAATTAAAAAATTTGGGTATTCAGACAATGATCAGCACAATCCAACAGCAAACACGAGCAACGAACCTGATTTTACTTTTTCAAACATACTTCCCGCAGATCAGCTTGCTGAATTTCCCAATTACCCTATATCTCCTGTTGTTAAATTGTTCTTGACCTTTTTTAATCCTTCAAATAATCAGACTCGCTTTGCAACATGCTCGGGCATTCTGATTCACCCGGGATTTATTTTGACGGGAGGCCATTGTGTTAAAAGTAAATTTGATTCAAGTTATGCTGTTTCCTGCACGGTAGTCCCGGCATACAATTTAGGTAGCCGGCCTTTTGGATTGACTACTACTACAAATTGGTATTCATTTACACAATGGACTATGAATGGAAATTTGGATTACGATATGGCCATCATGAGTTTAGCCAATCCGATAGGAAATAATACGGGATGGCTGGATTGGGGCTATCATCCCGATGACAGCTTCTTTACTTCAAGCTCCAATGTATTTTACAGTTTTGGTTACCCGGGATATGATCCTATAGGAAACCCAGTTTTTGAAGAAGGGGAAAGAATGTATTACATGAGTGGAAATATGGATTTTCATCAGTCAAAAAATACAATGTGCCACAATAACATAGGATATCAGGGACAAAGCGGAAGTGGGCTTTATTATAAAGATTCATCGAATAACAGAACAGTTTACGGAGTTTTGAGCCATGGAAATTTATTTCCTCCTTATTTTACCTGCCATTGCAGGATGGATTCCAGTATGTTTAATCATTTCAGCAGCATTATTCCCAACATAAGCAAAGTACAAACCAATCATTTTACCAGGCAAATTCCTGTATATCCAAATCCATCAGGTGGCGTTTTCAATATAGACCTGAGTGAATTTCCTGATAAAGAAATAAAAATTCAGGTACTTGATTTTTTGGGACGGAAAATTGAATTGGAATCTCCAAATAGAAGTAACTCGATAGTAACAATTGACTTAACATCTTACCCTAAGGGTACTTATTTTATCCAAGCAAGCATAGAAGGAAAATTAGTAAATGGGAGAATATTCAAAACCAATTAG
- a CDS encoding zinc-dependent metalloprotease — MKNYFLYALSISMLWAISPMQGLGQAKKKSVPEKTAEVKKDSTAKDTAKKVTIADQTKSCKKTEGFFTLFQDTATGRIKLYIRKEQLGEEFLYQSFSIGGPADLFLNQNMIRETWLFKIRKNFERLEWVRSNPNFYFDPKSPLSKAANVDVSEAIFFSEKIAAEDSLGILISADDLLLSEKLDPVKPFLPPGFPPGLILNLGTVNKDKSFYQKIRSFPSNTDVVVNLSYENLNPQNFGGLDITDARYISVKMQHSFVQLPKNNFKPRFAHPHVGYFTQEMENMTTTENPRYHDIITRWHLEKKNPNDAISEPVEPIVFWVENTTPVELRQTIMDAGHKWNEAFEKAGFKNAVVMKMMPDDAEWDPADIRYNVIRWVSSDLGFAIGPSFINPRTGQILGADITIDFGFLRGLATETDLFERMHRYINYRADQPEALEQLADQHDHRMCLAGKGLQVQRSFATAVLETLDADEEEKKNLLHQFMTELVLHEMGHTLGLSHNMKSSQMLSPKELKDKNMTGTLGVIGSVMDYSVVNVALNKAEQAHYFTTCTGPYDKWVIEYGYRPFSAAEEEEGLKRILARSTEKKLIFGNDADITRPGRGIDPRVMVWDLSNDMVAYAEERFELVNKTMRGLKEKFTKPDKTYENLNVKYYALINQRYDMTGAVANYIGGIYLDRSLPGQNSKNLPYTPVDEAYQRKAMDLLAKRVFAPDAFDAETSLYNYLQRQRRGFQFFFGSEDPKLDVHILGLQAYTLITILNSNTLRRINNTTMYGNSYDVHEVLKDLENAIFGADWKTSVNSHRKNLQNFYVTQLIGIMENKMAMFGTDTKAAVFTALNRLNKSLKDNKGKDDATKAHRDYLHYQINKVLRGK, encoded by the coding sequence ATGAAAAATTATTTTCTCTATGCATTGAGCATCAGTATGTTATGGGCAATTTCTCCAATGCAAGGCCTTGGCCAGGCCAAAAAGAAATCAGTACCTGAAAAAACAGCTGAGGTTAAAAAAGACAGCACTGCAAAAGACACCGCAAAGAAGGTCACGATAGCAGATCAGACAAAAAGTTGTAAAAAGACCGAGGGTTTTTTTACCTTATTTCAGGATACAGCCACGGGAAGGATAAAACTTTACATCCGCAAAGAACAGCTTGGCGAAGAATTTTTATACCAAAGTTTTTCCATAGGGGGCCCTGCAGACCTTTTTCTCAACCAGAATATGATTAGGGAAACCTGGTTATTTAAAATTCGCAAAAACTTCGAACGTTTGGAATGGGTTCGCTCCAACCCAAATTTTTATTTTGATCCGAAAAGTCCGTTGAGCAAAGCTGCCAATGTAGATGTCTCAGAGGCAATCTTCTTTTCTGAAAAGATAGCCGCCGAAGATTCATTGGGAATTTTAATTTCGGCAGATGATTTGTTACTCAGTGAAAAACTCGATCCGGTGAAACCTTTTTTGCCACCCGGATTTCCACCCGGATTGATCCTGAATTTAGGGACGGTCAATAAAGACAAATCATTTTACCAAAAAATCAGAAGTTTTCCATCCAATACCGATGTGGTTGTAAACCTGTCATACGAAAATTTAAATCCACAAAATTTTGGAGGCTTAGACATTACCGATGCCCGTTACATCTCTGTTAAAATGCAACACAGTTTTGTCCAATTGCCAAAGAACAATTTCAAGCCCAGGTTTGCACATCCTCATGTTGGATATTTTACTCAAGAAATGGAAAACATGACGACCACAGAAAATCCACGATATCACGACATCATCACGCGTTGGCATTTGGAAAAGAAGAATCCGAACGATGCGATCAGTGAACCCGTTGAGCCCATCGTCTTTTGGGTGGAAAACACGACTCCCGTAGAATTGAGGCAGACCATTATGGATGCTGGCCACAAGTGGAACGAAGCATTTGAAAAGGCAGGTTTCAAAAATGCAGTAGTTATGAAAATGATGCCGGATGACGCTGAATGGGATCCTGCAGATATTCGGTACAATGTGATCCGTTGGGTATCTTCTGATCTGGGATTCGCCATAGGCCCCAGTTTTATCAATCCTCGCACCGGACAAATTTTAGGTGCAGACATTACTATTGATTTTGGATTCTTACGCGGGCTTGCGACGGAAACCGACTTGTTTGAGAGAATGCACAGATACATCAACTATCGCGCAGATCAACCGGAAGCACTTGAGCAACTTGCAGACCAACACGATCACCGGATGTGTTTGGCAGGGAAAGGCTTACAGGTGCAGCGGTCTTTTGCAACGGCCGTTTTGGAGACATTAGATGCAGATGAAGAAGAAAAGAAAAATCTGTTGCACCAGTTTATGACGGAGTTGGTATTACACGAGATGGGGCATACATTAGGCTTAAGTCACAACATGAAATCAAGTCAAATGCTGAGTCCGAAAGAACTGAAAGATAAAAACATGACCGGCACTCTTGGAGTCATTGGTTCTGTTATGGACTATAGCGTGGTGAACGTGGCTTTGAATAAAGCTGAACAAGCTCATTACTTCACCACCTGCACAGGTCCTTATGACAAATGGGTCATCGAATACGGATACAGACCCTTTTCCGCAGCAGAAGAAGAGGAAGGATTGAAAAGGATTCTAGCAAGAAGTACCGAAAAGAAACTCATTTTTGGAAATGATGCAGACATTACCCGGCCGGGAAGAGGTATCGATCCCAGAGTGATGGTTTGGGATTTAAGTAACGATATGGTGGCCTATGCAGAAGAACGGTTTGAGCTGGTAAACAAAACCATGAGGGGACTGAAAGAAAAATTCACCAAACCGGATAAGACTTATGAAAATCTGAATGTGAAATACTATGCGTTGATCAATCAGCGATACGATATGACGGGTGCTGTGGCCAATTACATTGGTGGAATCTATCTGGACAGAAGTTTGCCCGGACAAAATTCAAAAAATCTTCCCTATACTCCTGTCGATGAGGCTTATCAAAGAAAGGCCATGGACTTGTTGGCAAAAAGAGTTTTTGCGCCCGATGCGTTCGATGCAGAAACTTCTCTTTATAATTATCTTCAAAGACAAAGAAGAGGATTTCAATTCTTTTTTGGTTCTGAAGATCCCAAACTCGATGTTCATATTTTGGGATTGCAGGCCTATACCTTGATTACGATCTTAAATTCAAATACCTTGAGAAGGATCAATAACACGACCATGTACGGCAACAGTTACGATGTACATGAGGTGTTGAAAGATCTTGAAAACGCGATATTTGGAGCGGATTGGAAAACTTCAGTGAACAGCCATCGTAAAAATCTTCAGAATTTTTATGTAACTCAGCTCATCGGCATTATGGAAAACAAAATGGCGATGTTTGGTACGGATACCAAGGCTGCTGTGTTCACGGCATTGAACAGGTTAAACAAAAGTTTGAAAGATAACAAAGGGAAAGACGATGCCACAAAAGCACATCGCGATTATTTACATTATCAGATAAACAAGGTATTGCGAGGAAAGTAA
- a CDS encoding N-acetylmuramoyl-L-alanine amidase, translating into MLAITERLLNNYNRPGRNLKDLRAIIIHWTANTSRGANAMANRNYFNSRDYIRVNGNIIYASAHYVVDDQTIVRCLPDGEVGYHVGSRKPYKALVHNELQIPVGDSPNNYTIGIEMCVNSDGDFSKTRQHTIELTHHLLNLHQMHSSQVHRHFDITGKDCPKMMLDDVIWKQFLSELENYNKPAGDLKVNVSELNVREGAGTQFPIKRKLIKGELVNKMAQDGLWFKIGEGEWIHSNYVIPAG; encoded by the coding sequence ATGTTAGCAATCACAGAGCGTTTACTGAACAATTACAACAGACCCGGAAGAAATCTCAAAGATCTGAGGGCGATTATCATTCACTGGACAGCCAATACATCCAGAGGAGCCAACGCCATGGCCAACAGAAATTACTTTAACAGCAGGGACTACATCCGTGTGAATGGCAACATCATTTACGCTTCTGCGCATTATGTAGTCGACGATCAAACCATTGTCAGGTGTTTACCCGATGGCGAAGTGGGATATCATGTGGGATCCCGAAAGCCCTATAAAGCACTTGTGCACAATGAACTTCAGATACCTGTAGGAGATTCGCCCAACAACTATACCATCGGCATCGAAATGTGTGTAAATTCAGATGGAGATTTTTCTAAAACCAGACAGCATACGATCGAACTCACGCATCATCTGCTGAATCTGCATCAGATGCATTCATCACAGGTGCACAGACATTTTGACATCACAGGTAAAGATTGTCCGAAAATGATGCTGGATGATGTAATCTGGAAACAATTTCTTTCAGAATTAGAAAATTATAATAAACCTGCCGGAGATTTGAAAGTAAACGTGTCTGAGCTCAATGTCAGGGAAGGAGCAGGTACACAATTTCCAATCAAAAGAAAATTGATCAAAGGAGAACTGGTCAATAAAATGGCACAGGATGGCCTTTGGTTTAAAATCGGAGAAGGCGAATGGATACATTCCAATTATGTGATCCCAGCGGGATAA
- a CDS encoding GMC family oxidoreductase — MIPIFTMKGYTSVDPLDGLSNAKRTLLHMLVCTAFTILLIFLIDPVFKIVFFKNFCSQIAEVVLFGVIYAFIIVQIRKSSSLVHYFIIFLPLYIADLYLETHCMRSLEDKAIWNYYPESFVYKIEPIAWRYFITISFDGLLLGPVCLWFSRLIASLLVKKQSARFDAAYHKLFNEERTEDRLIVLPKRILLKSNGSNILKRIDFDFWILRLLGIFFLIYLSILIAGSVGSVSLNSQKLLWPEQLAKLISDTYTNAFHHVHTIGKISNFILLAMIAAFHTGIRFFAVRIFMLGNLVAAICSFYLYYFSSGEDFLFQSGIVDSAVTLLSFVLYLRSRNEFDKTLFEQKYKTKDATIAEQLLMLVYFVAFLMFTLLFVFLVAGFLWGSEGSELFRIWYKLIQAPESMLLNSITFSFTTALIAYYCFRYKGVRMIFTHNLTDPLIFSSITAALWLIYFYLNNGFIPGYLKPYLFIYLLINGSLIFLIRKARSLYYNMDLQITTLHPSEADTAQAFVTAIYGDDNVNALAAAGKTDKFIASIRGRKRGLINFPFYILENILCPLMALRPRFSNMSLEERCFFLKKYILRFPAEISKAFSPEISNIANKIGISLKAISSLSYLSTPQGRDFLNYIEPERRNRYAGCLPSSPAPFSHVPSMPENESDPLNFKPGMSVNPESLMANHLSSSQADADHLSTYDYVIIGSGAAGAVMAYRLACCENIDPSKILLVERGSRVSRHTDMNDDEMDMLARLYKEGGLQQTKKFDMVVLQGETLGGTTVINNAVCLEMPMATRDAWNKDFGIPLNAIQKHYDRIRKEINIHPIDHNAINQKVATKFRNAVSAFNQQHDHILDLIDPLEVNARSEDGDGLWNLGNKRGKKLSMESTYIPWAEAKGVHVMTQADALKFITDEASDTGQLNKRARAILVQTSRGIEEISVHKSLVICGGCIASTHLIMRSSEHELKNEAVGKNLACNYAFPFAFEFEDELKAFDGTQITMAALHKSENYIFETYYNPPAAFAITLPFNFETHRNVLKRYSNCLNFGVLIGSSNVGTIDRKYDRITGRAFEFDLSGTDDLRKIKSAIRDMVELGKLAGARYVVIPMNPGLRIDLLDPHAYDGFIKDFEAYDLKQSDLILSTAHPQGGNSMTGKNSLPGVVGTDFKLNGYDNVYVTDASIFPASIGVNPQWTIMALSSMASEIIGCDLK, encoded by the coding sequence ATGATTCCAATTTTTACTATGAAGGGTTATACAAGTGTGGATCCACTGGATGGACTTTCAAACGCGAAGCGAACACTTTTACACATGCTTGTTTGTACCGCATTTACCATCCTTCTTATTTTTTTAATAGATCCTGTTTTTAAGATCGTATTTTTCAAAAACTTCTGCAGCCAAATTGCAGAAGTTGTTTTGTTTGGAGTCATTTATGCATTCATAATTGTGCAGATCAGAAAGTCGAGTTCTCTGGTTCACTATTTCATAATTTTTTTACCCCTCTATATTGCCGATCTCTATCTGGAAACGCACTGCATGCGTAGCCTGGAAGACAAGGCTATCTGGAATTATTATCCGGAAAGTTTTGTGTATAAGATAGAACCCATCGCATGGAGATATTTTATAACTATTTCATTTGATGGTCTTCTTCTTGGGCCCGTTTGTTTATGGTTTTCAAGGCTCATTGCTTCCCTTCTGGTAAAAAAACAAAGCGCAAGATTTGATGCGGCTTATCATAAATTATTTAATGAGGAGCGAACAGAAGACCGGTTAATCGTTCTTCCAAAGCGGATCCTCCTAAAAAGTAATGGGTCCAATATTCTCAAAAGAATAGATTTTGATTTTTGGATATTGAGATTGTTGGGTATTTTTTTCCTGATCTATCTCAGCATTCTGATCGCGGGTTCTGTGGGTTCTGTATCTTTAAATAGTCAAAAATTGTTATGGCCCGAACAATTGGCAAAACTGATTTCTGATACCTATACGAATGCCTTTCATCATGTGCATACCATAGGGAAGATCAGTAATTTTATTTTGCTAGCCATGATTGCCGCGTTTCATACCGGAATTAGATTTTTTGCTGTAAGAATTTTTATGTTGGGCAATCTTGTCGCTGCAATTTGTTCGTTTTATCTGTATTATTTCAGCAGTGGCGAAGACTTCTTATTTCAGTCGGGAATTGTAGACAGTGCCGTAACGTTATTGAGTTTTGTATTGTACTTGAGAAGCAGAAATGAGTTTGACAAAACACTGTTTGAACAAAAATATAAAACCAAAGATGCAACCATTGCCGAACAATTGCTGATGTTGGTGTATTTCGTTGCATTTTTAATGTTTACTCTTTTATTTGTGTTTCTGGTCGCAGGATTTTTATGGGGTTCGGAAGGAAGCGAACTATTCCGAATTTGGTATAAATTGATTCAGGCTCCCGAATCGATGCTGCTCAACTCTATCACTTTTTCGTTCACAACAGCTTTGATAGCCTATTACTGCTTCAGGTATAAGGGGGTCAGAATGATATTTACCCATAACCTCACCGATCCCCTGATTTTTAGTTCTATAACGGCAGCATTGTGGTTGATTTATTTTTATCTGAACAATGGTTTTATTCCAGGTTATCTCAAACCATATTTGTTCATCTACCTGTTGATAAACGGATCTCTGATTTTTCTGATCCGCAAAGCCCGGAGTTTGTATTACAACATGGATCTTCAGATCACAACGCTCCATCCTTCGGAAGCAGATACAGCCCAGGCATTCGTTACCGCCATTTATGGAGATGACAACGTTAATGCACTGGCTGCAGCGGGAAAAACAGATAAATTTATTGCAAGCATTCGAGGCAGAAAAAGAGGATTGATCAATTTTCCATTTTATATTCTCGAGAATATTTTATGCCCCTTGATGGCATTGAGGCCAAGATTTTCCAATATGTCATTGGAAGAGAGGTGTTTTTTTCTTAAAAAATATATACTTCGTTTTCCGGCTGAAATCTCCAAAGCCTTTTCTCCAGAGATTTCGAACATTGCCAATAAAATTGGGATTTCGCTCAAAGCGATTTCAAGCTTATCATATTTATCCACACCTCAAGGTCGTGATTTTCTGAACTATATCGAACCCGAAAGAAGAAACCGTTACGCGGGCTGCCTTCCCTCGAGTCCGGCCCCTTTTTCTCATGTGCCATCAATGCCGGAGAATGAATCAGATCCACTCAATTTCAAACCCGGGATGAGCGTAAATCCTGAATCCTTGATGGCGAATCATTTAAGTTCTTCTCAGGCCGATGCGGATCATCTTAGCACGTATGATTATGTAATTATTGGTTCCGGCGCAGCCGGGGCTGTGATGGCTTACAGATTGGCATGTTGTGAAAATATAGATCCTTCAAAGATATTGCTGGTCGAAAGAGGAAGCCGTGTTTCGCGTCACACCGACATGAATGACGATGAAATGGATATGCTGGCCAGACTTTATAAAGAAGGTGGATTGCAGCAAACAAAAAAATTTGATATGGTGGTATTGCAGGGTGAAACGCTGGGCGGTACGACCGTCATCAATAATGCAGTTTGTCTGGAAATGCCAATGGCAACGCGTGATGCCTGGAACAAGGATTTCGGAATTCCTTTAAACGCAATTCAAAAACATTACGATCGGATCAGAAAGGAAATCAACATACACCCGATCGACCATAATGCGATCAATCAAAAAGTTGCAACAAAGTTTCGAAATGCAGTTTCAGCATTTAATCAACAACACGACCACATCCTGGACCTGATTGATCCACTGGAAGTCAATGCCCGGAGCGAGGATGGAGACGGATTGTGGAACCTTGGCAACAAAAGGGGTAAAAAACTATCCATGGAGTCGACTTATATTCCCTGGGCTGAAGCCAAAGGCGTACACGTGATGACTCAGGCGGATGCATTAAAATTTATAACGGACGAAGCAAGTGATACCGGACAACTCAATAAGAGAGCCCGGGCAATTCTGGTGCAAACGAGTCGCGGGATCGAAGAAATCAGTGTTCATAAGAGTTTAGTAATCTGCGGCGGATGCATTGCCTCAACCCATTTGATCATGAGAAGTTCAGAACACGAATTAAAAAACGAAGCGGTGGGAAAAAATCTGGCCTGTAATTATGCGTTTCCATTTGCATTTGAATTTGAAGATGAATTGAAAGCTTTCGACGGAACTCAAATTACGATGGCAGCTTTGCACAAAAGTGAAAATTACATTTTTGAAACCTATTACAATCCACCGGCTGCATTTGCGATAACGCTGCCTTTCAACTTTGAGACGCACAGGAATGTCCTGAAACGTTATTCCAATTGCTTGAATTTTGGAGTCTTAATCGGTTCCTCCAACGTGGGTACAATTGATCGTAAATACGACAGAATCACGGGTCGGGCATTTGAATTCGATCTGAGTGGCACAGATGATCTGCGGAAGATCAAATCTGCCATACGCGACATGGTCGAGCTTGGAAAATTAGCCGGAGCCCGTTATGTTGTCATTCCGATGAACCCCGGATTGCGAATTGACTTGTTAGATCCCCATGCGTATGATGGTTTTATTAAAGATTTTGAAGCATACGATTTAAAGCAATCAGACCTGATCCTGAGTACAGCACATCCGCAGGGTGGAAATTCAATGACCGGTAAAAACAGTTTGCCAGGAGTTGTTGGAACTGATTTTAAATTAAATGGATACGATAATGTATACGTAACGGATGCATCCATTTTTCCGGCCAGTATTGGTGTTAATCCGCAATGGACAATCATGGCTCTGAGTTCAATGGCTTCGGAAATTATTGGATGTGATCTTAAATAA
- a CDS encoding phosphatidylserine/phosphatidylglycerophosphate/cardiolipin synthase family protein — protein MSGNVTYNNSIELLPSGKQSYAKRWALIENAKESIHIVTFSFMKDGTTKKLFELLRSKAQAGVKIRIIYDDIVNRTTFMTSTLHKLRDSGIEVFGYNPLWEGWSIDWSKGKPFKQIAFTIKLKLKQHFHEKYMIVDNKHAILGGINWGDKYAFGGIEPKAWRDSDVYLEGDCVSPIQLQFLKDYKMQHAWKNRTKSDYRSYIEFCEAYRSVYVNDQYHQDLFPEYFHQVQIHPNAKPVAVQYRAHKPYDLAKLDLTDFFLEKISKAQKRIYWGCHGIRPPKIFAEYFVQAVKRGVKVVLITNSEKSSKTLMLNGLLGWMYAECTKHFKYLLENGVEIYEWQRPGAFHSKNLVIDDEFSSIGSYNIANGSAFHHSESNVVVMDKEFCEIVFSQFEEDLQHCSKVKLNEFHFPKQNAYDRIIHERNKLIGRNLWTPSIEADILNNRYKAFPLYEFIDMS, from the coding sequence GTGTCTGGTAATGTCACATACAACAATTCCATTGAGCTGTTACCAAGCGGAAAGCAATCCTACGCCAAACGTTGGGCTTTAATTGAAAACGCAAAGGAGTCTATCCATATCGTAACGTTTTCCTTTATGAAAGACGGTACCACAAAAAAACTATTTGAATTACTCAGGAGCAAAGCCCAAGCCGGAGTGAAAATCAGGATTATTTACGATGATATTGTCAATCGTACAACGTTCATGACAAGCACCTTGCACAAATTAAGGGATTCTGGTATTGAAGTTTTTGGTTACAATCCTTTGTGGGAAGGGTGGTCTATCGACTGGAGCAAAGGAAAACCTTTCAAGCAAATTGCCTTCACTATTAAATTAAAACTGAAACAACATTTTCACGAGAAATACATGATCGTTGATAACAAGCATGCTATTCTTGGAGGGATTAATTGGGGCGATAAATATGCTTTTGGTGGAATTGAACCCAAGGCCTGGCGCGACAGCGATGTATATCTGGAGGGCGATTGCGTGAGCCCGATTCAGCTCCAGTTTCTCAAGGATTATAAAATGCAACATGCCTGGAAGAACAGAACTAAATCAGATTACAGGTCCTATATAGAATTTTGTGAAGCGTACAGATCTGTATATGTAAATGATCAATATCATCAGGATTTATTTCCAGAATATTTTCATCAAGTTCAAATTCATCCCAATGCAAAGCCGGTTGCAGTCCAATATCGGGCACACAAACCGTATGATTTAGCAAAACTGGACCTTACTGATTTTTTCCTCGAAAAAATCAGCAAAGCTCAAAAAAGAATCTATTGGGGATGTCATGGCATCCGGCCACCTAAAATATTTGCTGAATATTTTGTACAAGCCGTAAAGCGGGGAGTAAAAGTGGTATTGATCACTAATTCTGAGAAATCGTCAAAAACACTCATGTTGAATGGTCTGCTGGGCTGGATGTATGCTGAATGCACCAAACATTTTAAATATCTGTTGGAGAATGGAGTTGAAATTTATGAATGGCAGAGACCCGGAGCTTTTCATTCAAAGAATCTGGTGATCGATGATGAATTCAGTTCAATTGGGTCATATAACATCGCTAACGGGTCGGCTTTTCATCATTCTGAAAGCAATGTGGTGGTTATGGATAAGGAGTTTTGCGAGATCGTTTTTAGTCAATTTGAGGAAGATCTTCAGCATTGCAGCAAGGTGAAATTAAATGAATTTCATTTTCCAAAACAAAATGCATACGACAGGATTATTCACGAACGGAATAAACTTATCGGGAGAAATTTGTGGACACCCTCGATAGAAGCCGACATACTTAACAATAGATATAAGGCTTTTCCACTTTATGAATTTATTGATATGAGTTAA
- a CDS encoding methylated-DNA--[protein]-cysteine S-methyltransferase, protein MDISPKPRVVISKVFDTPLGDMLAAVSEDTLCYLEFSNADREFSAFEDFCKKWDLKPENGAHELLNKTRIQLEAYFLKKLQQFELPVILMGSPFQTMVWNQLIQIPYGETCSYEEISLRLNNPLAIRAIAHANGQNPIAIIVPCHRVIGKDGSLTGYAGGLWRKKFLLEHERTGPVQMELDFYIR, encoded by the coding sequence ATGGATATTTCACCTAAACCAAGAGTAGTCATAAGTAAAGTATTCGATACTCCATTGGGTGATATGCTGGCAGCTGTGAGCGAGGACACATTGTGTTATCTTGAATTTTCAAATGCGGATCGTGAATTTTCTGCATTTGAGGACTTTTGTAAGAAATGGGATCTGAAACCTGAAAACGGCGCACATGAATTGTTGAATAAAACCAGGATCCAATTAGAGGCCTATTTTTTAAAAAAATTACAACAATTTGAACTTCCAGTAATTTTAATGGGCAGCCCGTTTCAAACAATGGTCTGGAATCAGTTAATTCAAATACCTTATGGTGAAACCTGTAGTTATGAGGAAATTTCATTACGATTGAATAATCCATTGGCCATCCGTGCCATAGCTCACGCCAACGGGCAAAATCCTATTGCCATTATAGTACCTTGCCATAGAGTGATCGGAAAGGACGGCAGCCTGACAGGTTATGCAGGCGGCCTCTGGCGCAAGAAGTTTTTACTCGAGCACGAAAGAACAGGTCCGGTCCAAATGGAATTGGATTTTTACATAAGATAG